Proteins encoded together in one Scheffersomyces stipitis CBS 6054 chromosome 5, complete sequence window:
- a CDS encoding dienelactone hydrolase (go_function hydrolase activity), whose translation MSLSDCCFKGVYHEGEAKGSYAKVGGLDSYVTGTEYGNDSIIVILTDIFGYKFINNLLIADQLAQLAKIQVVVPDLFFGDAVVDFGAMDRNKWFTAHGPHVTTPLVTEFLSKLKAERSPSKLFGVGHCFGAKFAIDELAEGGSFTAVAVAHPSLLTPETIEKVSKPLLIATGENDASFNAELRDATVKILSEKKDLHWQLDIYGGADHGYAVRGDLTNPRIKYAKEKTLLDQAYFFAHL comes from the coding sequence ATGTCGCTTTCTGATTGCTGCTTCAAGGGTGTATACCACGAAGGTGAAGCCAAGGGTTCGTATGCCAAAGTAGGAGGCTTGGACTCCTATGTAACTGGTACTGAATATGGAAATGACAGCATTATTGTCATTCTCACCGACATCTTCGGCTACAAATTCATTAACAACCTTTTGATTGCAGACCAATTGGCCCAATTAGCCAAAATTCAGGTCGTTGTTCCagatcttttcttcggAGACgctgttgttgatttcGGTGCCATGGACAGAAACAAGTGGTTCACAGCACATGGACCACACGTCACAACTCCATTGGTAACTGAGTTCTTGTCTAAGTTGAAGGCTGAAAGAAGCCCAAGCAAGCTTTTCGGTGTTGGCCATTGTTTCGGTGccaaatttgcaattgacGAATTGGCTGAAGGTGGCTCGTTCACAGCTGTTGCAGTGGCTCACCCTTCGTTGCTTACCCCAGAAACTATCGAAAAAGTCTCGAAACCTCTTTTGATTGCTACTGGTGAAAACGACGCTTCATTCAATGCAGAGTTAAGAGATGCTACAGTAAAGATTTTGTCCGAAAAGAAGGATTTGCACTGGCAATTGGATATCTACGGTGGCGCTGACCATGGTTATGCTGTCAGAGGAGACCTCACAAATCCTAGAATCAAGTACGCTAAGGAAAAGACCCTTCTTGACCAAGCTTACTTCTTCGCTCACTTGTAA
- a CDS encoding predicted protein (go_function electron transporter activity~go_process electron transport) has protein sequence MLFKRVILFLSIALSVSARAEGDEYASDPNIYELTPSNFDKVIQKTNYTSIVKFYAPWCGYCQQLKPAYKKLGKYLHQDSQYAVNVAAVNCDKDYNKPLCAQYKISGFPTVMVFRPPKHVDGKEYRKNEKHASEVYNGERSLKAMVQFLNSRLKNYVKKIPGFASETFNSWTTADDSFSKVILLTKSQQVSPLLKSLAIDFLNSVKFGMISSKSLKGDEVIVDGKEFALPKNEDGSIALPALFYYDKEKGELVHYKNDGKLNDKKKISQWVVSVSGATPAEGPLSKKEQKYYYKYRTGKKAKKNVEHDEL, from the coding sequence ATGTTGTTCAAACGTGTCATCCTATTCTTGCTGATAGCTCTTTCGGTATCAGCTCGGGCTGAAGGAGACGAATATGCCTCAGACCCAAATATTTACGAATTGACACCTTCCAATTTTGACAAAGTAATCCAGAAGACAAACTACACCTCCATAGTCAAGTTCTACGCACCATGGTGTGGCTACTGTCAGCAATTAAAGCCGGCTTACAAGAAGTTGGGCAAGTACTTGCACCAAGATAGCCAGTATGCCGTGAatgttgctgctgttaACTGTGACAAAGACTACAATAAACCTCTTTGTGCCCAATACAAAATCTCAGGCTTCCCTACTGTGATGGTCTTCAGACCTCCCAAGCATGTAGACGGGAAGGAGTATCGTAAGAACGAAAAACATGCTAGTGAAGTCTACAATGGCGAAAGATCATTAAAAGCTATGGTTCAATTTCTCAATTCGAGACTAAAGAACTATGTGAAGAAAATTCCTGGTTTCGCTAGTGAAACTTTCAACCTGTGGACAACAGCCGACGACTCCTTTTCCAAAGTAATTTTACTTACCAAGTCACAACAGGTGAGTCCCTTGTTGAAATCGCTTGCTATTGATTTCCTCAATAGTGTCAAATTTGGAATGAtatcttccaagtctttgaaaGGTGATGAAGTAATTGTGGATGGAAAAGAGTTCGCCTTGCCAAAAAATGAGGATGGTTCTATTGCTCTTCCTGCTTTGTTTTATTATGATAAAGAAAAGGGTGAGCTTGTTCATTACAAGAATGACGGAAAGTTGAACGATAAGAAAAAGATCTCTCAATGGGTAGTTTCTGTCAGTGGAGCAACTCCAGCTGAAGGACCTTTGTCGAAGAAGGAACAAAAGTATTACTACAAGTACAGAACAGGTAAGaaggcaaagaagaatgtcGAGCACGACGAGTTGTGA
- the FSH3 gene encoding dihydrofolate reductase produces MSFKGKILFLHGYTQTSSIFYAKTSALRKKLTKLNYKCVYLNGPLKLTPADLPSSDELSKFSTVVSSEEETNYRAWWVKPHKGNDGISLEEAFDSIRNYIKKGEIIPDEDMKEQPEETEEEAKLPVVGIVGFSQGAALGGIIAHKFKELFDAPSPKFFILYSGFKLDTSKKSGNSRYQSHYPDSEESISFKFLHVYGELDTVVDETRALSLYEVTKTKSDLLKHPGGHFVPNSKLFVEQVTNWIQIAEKEEEQGKEPEVKDEDDIDSLLDMMDSIGKA; encoded by the coding sequence ATGTCTTTCAAAGGTaagatcttgtttctcCACGGATACACCCAGACTTCGTCCATTTTCTATGCGAAAACCTCGGCGTTAAGAAAGAAGCTCACTAAACTTAACTACAAATGTGTCTATCTCAATGGCCCACTCAAGTTGACTCCAGCTGACTTGCCATCTTCAGATGAACTCTCCAAATTTTCCACTGTAGTCTCTAGTGAAGAGGAAACAAACTACAGAGCTTGGTGGGTAAAACCTCACAAAGGAAACGACGGTATTctgttggaagaagcttTTGACTCGATTAGAAATTATATCAAGAAAGGTGAAATCATCCCTGATGAAGATATGAAAGAACAACCCGAAGAAACCGAGGAAGAAGCTAAATTACCAGTAGTTGGTATAGTTGGATTCTCACAAGGAGCAGCGTTGGGCGGAATAATAGCCCATAAATTTAAGGAGCTTTTTGATGCACCCTCTCccaaattcttcatcttgtaTTCTGGATTTAAGCTTGAtacttcaaagaaatctGGAAATAGCCGTTATCAGCTGCACTATCCAGATCTGGAAGAGTCGAtcagcttcaagtttttgCATGTCTATGGAGAATTGGACACCGTGGTTGACGAAACTAGAGCATTGTCTTTGTATGAAGTTACCAAGACGAAGTCAGATCTCTTAAAACACCCAGGTGGACATTTCGTTCCCAACTCCAAACTCTTTGTAGAACAGGTTACCAATTGGATTCAAATAGCCGAAAAAGAGGAGGAGCAGGGAAAGGAGCCAGAGGtaaaagatgaagatgatatAGACTCTCTATTGGACATGATGGATAGCATTGGAAAGGCATAA
- the SDT1 gene encoding suppressor of deletion of TFIIS, with amino-acid sequence MTISKLEVQTNPVHYTNPELTEQEQLPGTIVHLPFGYGPMPESLTNKKIFYFDIDNCLYHRSTSIHELMQVKIHNYFKDNLQLNDEDAHKLHMNYYKTYGLAIEGLVRNHQVDALDYNAQVDDSLDLKSVLSYNAELRKMLIAIKASHQFDYFWLVTNAYKNHALRVVSFLGLGDLFEGLTFCDYSKFPIICKPMAKFFHGTLNVTNVDYNDAEVMKKQYFIDDSELNAKAAHKLGFGNVIHYVEIDSDYDRIKAKPDFEEYYGAGDNSDKSKIRILRHILELPSVL; translated from the coding sequence ATGACTATTTCAAAACTCGAAGTCCAGACGAATCCCGTTCACTACACCAACCCAGAGCTCACGGAACAGGAACAACTTCCAGGAACTATTGTCCACTTGCCCTTTGGCTACGGGCCCATGCCAGAAAGCttgaccaacaagaagatcttctaCTTTGACATCGATAACTGTTTGTACCATCGTTCAACGCTGATCCACGAATTGATGCAAGTCAAAATCCACAACTATTTCAAAGACAACCTACAGCtcaacgacgaagacgCCCACAAGTTGCACATGAACTACTACAAGACCTACGGGTTGGCTATTGAAGGTTTGGTAAGAAACCACCAGGTGGATGCTTTGGACTACAATGCCCAAGTTGATGATTCTTTAGACTTGAAATCTGTTTTGTCGTACAATGCTGAATTGCGTAAAATGTTGATTGCTATTAAGGCAAGTCATCAGTTCGACTATTTCTGGTTGGTGACGAACGCGTACAAGAACCACGCCTTGAGAGTGGTATCGTTCTTAGGATTGGGTGACTTGTTTGAAGGCTTGACCTTTTGTGATTACTCTAAGTTCCCTATCATCTGTAAACCTATGGCCAAGTTCTTTCATGGTACACTTAACGTTACCAATGTGGACTATAATGACGCCGAGGTCATGAAGAAACAGTACTTTATCGACGACAGCGAGCTTAACGCAAAGGCTGCTCACAAGTTGGGCTTTGGAAATGTGATCCATTATGTGGAAATTGACCTGGACTACGATAGAATCAAAGCAAAGCCcgattttgaagaatattatGGAGCTGGCGATAATAGCGACAAGTCCAAAATCAGAATACTCCGCCACATACTTGAATTGCCTTCTGTCTTGTAG